The genomic interval ACCAAGTGGGGTTTATCACTTCCCGTGTTGTGTTGTTGTTGTgatgtttccttcttttggAGATCACATGTCACCTGAAGAAAGTCTTCCGATGCAAGCAAACCACCTGTAGAACTTCGCTCTATGGTTAGATTGCACGCGACGCATAAATCTATCATACCCCATGTAGACGCGAGCtaggaaacggagaaacaaaagaaatTCGGCGCTAACTCGAGCTTTGGTGCGGTTTCGTTTCAATTCAGAGCCATTGTCCATGTTCGCTTACATTGCCGACAAAACATCGAGTGTTGCGGGAAGACAGGAGTCACACCTTTGAGTGAAACAATGGAGGGAGCTGCACAGGCACAAAGGGGAGTCCGTGCGTACCGAGAAGACTGTTGACTGCCTCGTTCTACATCGTCTATCGAAATACCTACGTATTATTGTTATCCCGTTTGGTCGACACAAGCATTAGCGATCCAGAGATCACAGTTCACCACCACACTGGATTTGTTCACGGTTTCTTTGCTGGAAAAGTCTCTAGACCTTGAGACCCTCGCAACGGTCAGCGTTCGTACTTGTCTTTTCAGTGAGGCATCTACGCGAAAGATTTCCTGACTTCTCTTGCACAGACTATctgaaacacacagaaacaaagcGATCCGTTGCACAATTTCGGTTTCTGCATTAGTATGTCCGGGCTGTGTGTTAGTCGTGTAACCTACTCGGCCGTTTGTATAGTCAGAAGTGCACCATAAATGCAGAACTGTGGACAGGTTCAAAGAAAAGCTTTTTCCTGCTCTCGAGAGATGCACATGCACTCTTGAAGAAAGATCTCTGTTGTCTGTCTAGCCGGTGTGAATGTGAATCTTCCTGAGGAACCCGTCCTCCTTCTGGGATGATTGGCCAGCAATTCGATTATCGCACATGCTTCAAGAAGTCTACGCAAACTCCagctttctgctttcctgttcttcttcctatCGACGTTGTTAGGTGTATACGCGTGATGTGCATGAGCAAAGAAGACCTCACGTAATACAGACGCCTCTTCTACGGGGTCGCCATCTCGATCTCGTCAAAAACAATTCGAAAATTCTTCGTAGCAAATAGGCAACCGGGTACAGGGAAAGTCTCACTGAGATTGTGCCTTCTTCACATCTCGCTACTTTTCTACCATATTTGTTTTTGGCTTTTTGGTTACCCCTGCAGCTACCGGGTTGACCTGAGAGAGACACGTTTTTGCGTCCTGGTGGGAACCTTCCAGCGGGgattttttctctttgtccaCGGGTATGCATTGTTCTGGGATCCCTTCATAAGGACCCAGACGTGTTATCGTTGAAGTACGAGCAGCTTCGTCATTGCTTTCGTTGGGcagtttctttttcctgcagTGCGCAAGACCGGCGGTCAAAGCTATATTTGAAATGTCCTCCTGTCCTGCAGACGCCTCTGAGTTTTTATTTGCAACAAACAGGTCCAATCCGTCATGGTACGTGCCCTCAAAGTGAGGATCACTCGTAATCAGAAACAGTAGTTCTCTGCCGTTTTACCCAGATCGTTCCTCGTCGCCGGGAAAGCGTCCGAAGACGCCGCCATTCTGAATTTCCCGGGTTCCTCGTCCTCGGAGTGACTTTCGTCTGTTTTAACCTTCCGCGATTTCACGTGTACAGGTGAATCTCCTGTCTAAGTTCCCACCGCCTCACCCCTGTACTCGTCCTCAGGGATACAACACCGCTATTTCAGCCACGTCTTGTTTGCCTCTGTCCACGTTGCGTTATGTATTGGAGAGCACGGTGAAAAGCTTGAGGTTCCCTTTCTTCATTATTGTTCGTTGTCACTCACTCAGGAGTCGATGCTGTCTTGCTTCACCGCTGGCCTTCTGAACATATCGTCGTTAACCCCACAgtgcttgttttcttccgttACTTCCTCACGTTTGTCGTTCTCTAGGTCTGCCAGGCATAGCCGCCAATACTCGCGTTCTTATCGTCCTATATCCTGCATCTGCAGGTTCCTTAGCAAGCTATATCTCCTTTATGGTGTTTGCCAtttctcgctgcttcacATTTCGTTCCGATATACGGAAACTGTCGTTCTCTCAAGCGCCGTGTGACTGTCCTAGAGCCACCCTAACCGATCCACTACCGTCTGTGGACCCAAAGTCTCAGcgagtttttctcctgtttgcATGTGTTTTTTCACACAATTGGTCCGGAGTGCAGAAAGGTGGATATATGTGGACATGTGTGCAGCGACAGATACTTCTGTCTTTAGGTGTTTGCCGTTCTCTTGACGCATGTGCCAAAGTAGTACTGCCAGGATATTCGCGAGGAAATTAGGCGTTTCTTTCGGTTGTGTTTCGCTTACTTTTCTCGGTAGAATTCCTGCTCTGATCTGTCTCCACGCTGGTTTTGGTGGGGACCAGTGATCTGACTATTTTTCTCGTGCCTCGCTCCCCTCTTCCTGCCAGTCATTTTGGGCGGACGTGCACCAGATCCGCTCTGCGACGTGTCGCCCGTTGAAAACAGTGAAAAGCAGTTGCATGCAACGTCACCTGCAACACAGAGAGCGGCCATCTTCTGCTGGTATCTCTATTTAGCTTTTTCCCAAGGAAAAAACGATAATTGTGGCCAGCTATTCCGACGCCTCTTCGGCATCCATGGGTCGTTGGTGATGGTTATTCAGTAGCGCACCGAGGGAAGTAAGAGGGAAGTGAGGAGAGGACTCTGGACGTATCCTGCTTATTCTTTTCCGGTACCGAGATAGCCCATAATGAAACCAAAGATATTCGAATCAAGTGTGTGCGAGCACATCTTGCACACACTTTAAGCTCCATGGCAAGCCATTCCAACCGCGTGTGTTACTAATAACAGTTGTCAGTGTCTACCTCCGCAGATAGGGTTACACGCATGTACTCGTATCAgcacatacatgcatgtgtcgCTTGATGTGCCTACACGTATCTCGCTGTGAATTTCCTTATTCTGAACATCGACAGCTGTGTGATGACACATCATCAGGCTACACGAAAAGAGTGACACGTTGAAAAAGTCTTGGGCCGGCAGAGAACGTCTCGCCGCTCCTGCTCCTGCGTATCTGAGAGGCGATAGGAGGTCAATGGTTCCGAAAGGCCTGTCCCAGTGCTTCTGACTGTATatcggtgtctcctttggAGGTCTACCGCGTCTCGCGTTTACTTTCCATGATGTCGTGTAGAATCATGCAGTAGAAGAGAGTCTAGAATTTAGAAGACGGCTAATCACGTTTTTCCCATCTCCATCAAACGTAAGACATGAGAATGTCAGAATGATCGGACACAGGTGAATTCGAAAGCGATACATTCACACATTAGATAATAACGACATCCAAACTCATACACTACGTATTCACAGTTATTGGCGCTTGCTATCTTTCTTCCAAATCCACATACAATGAAAGAACTCGTCGAACGTCCCGATTATGGCACCGGCCATTCCGCGCCGGTGCGAAGGCGGTCGTGCAGAACCAACATTTTTCAATTCCTCTGGACACTTATGGCTGCATCATGCCTTAGCGGTTTTCGCGAAGGCTCGCGAGATGAAACGAGCGCCACACGCTCATCCTCGAGCAGTGTGACGGGAGTCTTAGCTGGCCCGGCTGGTACGCCCGATCTGGCATACTTAGGCGCAAGCATAGCTGCATGTCTATATAGAACGGAAGTGTATTTGAACATAGCGAGCCTTCCTGAACGTGCATGGAGTTTCACGGATCCGAATATAGACGTGTGTGCTCGAATCACTAGATCTGAATACAGAGGCTACTAGAGTGGAAGTGTGCAGATCCTGTTCATCATGTGCTTCAAGACTTGCGAGCCCAGTACCTGGCAGTACGAGAGCTGCACGGTCTTCGTAACGTTGTCCCCACGAGCGGTATTTGGAACTCAGAGCGTCTGTTAACCATTCGGTGAATCTGCTTCTGCCTTAACAAATAAAGTGACAGTTTTGGCCTGAAATAGATGCTTATAACGTTTATGGCCCGTTAAAGACGCCATGGTATCGCATTTCGGTGTGCCAACACCAACAAGGTGAGAGCAAGAATACTGTGCGTTGCCACATGACGATCCTACAGTCAACCGCCACGCAGCATCAGGTTCCAAGTATCTTTCGAAAACCAGAAAAGCGTGTGTTCTTTCCTGTGTCCGTGGTCAATTGGCAGGCGTTGGACCAGCGTCTCAGTCATCTCCGTCTGGCTTTCACTTTTCCCCTACTCATCAAGCAGTTGCCCCAGACATTACACAGCCCCGGATGCAGCCTTCAGCGCGGGGTATGGCTCCGCAGCATTCCTCACCGTCAACTCAGCCTTATCCTTCATCGTATGCGGGCACTGTGGCGCCTGgcagtttctctcctgtcccAGCGCAGCCGTCAAATTCTCTCCCGCTGCCTCTAtcggtctcctctctcgcccttTCTCCGGTGCCGGACCCACGCTCGGTCGCTCCTTACTCAGCCCCGCTACCAGATCGAGACCCTGCCGGAATGCCAAGCGCCTACCAGCGTTTGCCTTCTCCCGCTCCGTCTGTTAACAGTCCAAACAGCATCATGTTTACTGAGTCTCCGCAGCAGGCTCCAGGCTTTCTCTCAAGCCTCCTCCCGTCGCGGTCATCTCCCGGAGGCTTTCTTGGCTTGACCGGCTCTGGAGAAGGGGGTCCTGGTCCGAGCATCCAGCAGTTGGGAACGCTCATGGCAGATATCGCAACATGCGACCCCAAAACAGAGGGTGTGTGTTGTCTAGCGCGAAACTACTGCGATCCGAATGCCACATGTTTCTCCGACGCGGCCCCAGATTCTGTTTTCGACATACTGAACGCCATTCCGAGGTGCACCTGTAGAGAGGGTTtcgaaggcgacggcagaACTAAGGGAACTGGATGCTCCAATATCGACGAGTGCGCCACGGGCCAGGCAGGCTGTGAACAAATATGCAAGGATTTTGCTCCTGGctatgcatgcagctgctaCGACGGATACATGCTTAAAGCGAACGGAAAAGACTGCCAGGACATCAACGAATGCCTGACCGCAAACGGTGGGTGCCAGCACGTCTGTGTAAACACACCCGGAACCTTCTTCTGCGACTGCGCTGCAGGTATGCTGGAAAAAAACATCATAGCCACTGTGAGAGAAATCACCTCCCCTTCTCCACACGGGTGCTGAATGTCTATCGTACTCAGTTTGATTGATCTTCACAAGCGACTTTCGATAACTAATTATGAAAATACAGTACTACGATTTCGCGAGTTTGTAGCgttatttatatatgcatagcGATGAATCATTTTATACCGATATATGGACAAGCTTGTATATAGCGGCTCGTTACCTTCTATCGCATGTGATTCCCGTTGTTCTTGATTCTGCACATCCTAGATCGAGTAGTCCTTGAAACGACAATAACCATCTTTCACTACTCGTTCGTCGCGGGACTGCCTTTCCTCGTGTCAGCTTGCATCTGAAGAGCCGCTCCAAAGAGCTTTACTCAGTTTTCTGTTCCTGTACAAGCTGACAAACCTGCGGGGAGGTGTATAATCTGTATAGAGTCATGTCGTGTATCCACTCAAGCGGGGACGGTGTTTCCATCGCTGCAAATGCAAGTCGATTTTTCCTGTTGCTGTGTTTCGGTCAGGCTTCGTTCTCGGTCAAGACGGCCGGTCCTGCACAGATATCGACGAATGTGCACTCGATGAGAACATCTGCGAACACAAATGCGAAAATCTTCCGGGTGCTTTTCAGTGCCGTTGCAATTCCGGGTACAAGAGAAGTGTGGACGACCCGCGTAAATGCGTCGATCGCAACGAGTGCGTAGAAGGCTTAGGGGACGGCCCGCCGGCATGTGCCCCAGATGGCTCCGAAGAATGCACAAATACGCCTGGAAGTTACACGTGCAGTTGTGCAAAAGGCTACAGGTTTGTGCAGAGAACGTCttcaagagaagaaaggtttTCATATGGGCCGATTGGGGCCACGCAGGAAGCCAAGGAGTTTTTGTCGACTTGGGTTCAAGGGTCTGAACGTGAAAGTCAACAGCATACATCTGCGTATTCGTACATAACGCGGAACAGTGTCAACATCTCTGACGGGAACAGAGACGGAACCAGAGCGATGAAAATAGAGACCAACACCGTGGTGCCTGCAACGAGCAGGAGGctgcagacgcagcagacaAAACAAGCCCTTCTCCTTGAAGACTCATATGAGGAGGCACCGCGacagaacaggagaaagtggaccggaggaaaaaaggagggGCAATCTGAGGACGGTTCTGCCTCTGCTAGTCAAAGAATGCTCCAGTGGGCACAAGCTCTTGACGCATTCACTTCCCTGGCAGCGGCAAGTACCAGCGCACACGCGACATCGCGTCAAAAAGCGTCTTCTGGAACTCCCACGGATACAGCGCTGGCTATTGCGGACTTAGCAATGCAGTTTGCGCACATGTACGGCTCAGCAAACAAAGCACTCAATGCCATCGGGGGTTTGTCCCCCGCAACTGCCCCGGCAACAGCAATCCAAATCAactcgctgtcgcctctactgcgggaaggagagaatTTGAAAAACCGACCTCTTCTGCAAGATCCTGGAAGAATAACCAGGAAGGAGCTCGTGAGCTATagagcggaagaagatgaCTCCCAGCAACAAACATGGAGTGACGAAATGTACGCCGTAGTCAAAAATCTAGACGTCCTCCGGCGCCAACCGTGGATCGATCCCCCGTCTAtggcagaaacagacaggaACGGGGAATGTGTCGACATTGATGAGTGTGCAGAATTTCAGAAGGCAGGACTACGGGCATGCAAAATTGACGAACTCATATGCGTCAACACACCTGGTAAGCGTGCACAACTGCTTATACACCGGAGACGAATACTTTTGCACGCATCTATTCAGCTTTGCTAGTGCTCTGTGTAGACTCCGCTTCGCTGTGACTGCGTGTAGACTTAGGGAGACAGATCCGACTGTAGGCAGATAAGGTGGATAGGCTCATCACTTTAAAATCTTTGTAAAAGCATGCATGGGCGTGAGTATAAAGACGCATACGCATCAGATGCATACGCGTCAGGATGCATTTTTCACCTGAGTACATTTCTACACTGATACTTTGCAGTGTATACGGTTTCTGCGGTCAGGAAGTTATGAATGCCAGTGTGGCGAAGGACTGGAGTACGATGAGGACGCCGCCAGCTGTGTCGACATCGACGAGTGTCTGCTCGCAAAAAAGCTTCATTTTTCGAGGAACAGCGAGGGCCAGGGTGTTACGCCTGCCGTTCGAATTCAACAGCAACGGGAACTGCAGGGGGGGAAGCTCCTTCCTGGTCGTCCAGCACTCTGTGACCAGCAATGTCTGAATCTCATGGGGAAGTATGAATGTGGGTGAGCAGCTACACACTAAATAACAAAGCCACTGCGTATTCAGTAGCCACGAAAGGTTAACACCACATATAAATACTTGTAAGGAGGTGCATGGGTTCTGCAGAACTCACCATTCTGCGTCGAAGAGTGCATTTTTCTATCTTTTATCAGGAGACTTGCAGTTCCTTTGCTTTCCTGTTCCGTTTCGTTTTGCTTATCCAGATGCTATCCCGGATTCGTTCTTCAGCCTGACGGACGATGCGACGATATCGACGAATGTATAGATCCTACTCTTCACGGATGTGACCACATCTGCATCAATTTGCCCGGAACCTACTCATGCCAGTGCCGGCCAGGCTATCGACTTAgtctcgagaagaagggagcaTGTGTCGATATAGACGAATGTGCAGAAAACCCGGAGTTGTGTGAATTTGGATGTAAGAACTTGCCGGGTGCGTACGAGTGTACCTGTCCTCCCGACAGCAAACAGCGAGCAGACAAACGAGGATGTGAGCCAAATCTGTCGTGCAAGGAGGACCCATCGCAATGCCAAGGTGAGGCAAAAAAGGAGAGTGTAGTAAAGAACAAGGGCGTAGtggacgagagaaacataggcaagaagaaaaccaaTATGGAAATGGAGAGCAACAAAAATTAAAACGGAAACGGGGGAAACTCCGCTataaacgcatgcatgtaaaTGAATACTTGTTTGGATACGTGCATGTGCTTGTGCTCATTTATGAAGATGGTAACAGGGCGATTCCTACGCCTCGGCTTCGTTGTTTTTCAAATTGGTATCAGCACATAATAAGCTGAACGGCCGCCTTCATGTACTGCCCGATAGGCCTCACATATCTTTTGATTATGTAAAAATATCGACTGATGGCTTATCTTGCAGGGCACGGTCTGTTCTAATTCTTGCACTTTTTGCGATGTCGCTTTCTCAGGAGATCACGTTTGTCGCGTTGACGGAACAAGTCAGAAATGGAAATGCAGCTGCCCAGATGGATTCTCGGCTGCTCCGTCTTCTCGGAGAAATTCGAACCCCCCGCGCTGTGTTGATATCAATGAGTGTGCTGTTGGCTATCCGACCCCAGGAAGAAATCCCTGCCCGGACCTCTACAGGTGagcggaagcagaaaacagcGGGGGATTTTTGCTGACCATAAATCCATAGACAATCTCAGTGAATTGTCTGGCGGCGTGAGGCTAAGAAAATGACTTtgactctgtctctgcgcgtGACTCCAACCATGTCACTTCACTTTTTTGTTGCGTGGGGTGTATGGCTGTGTATAAGCGGTTGAGCACTTGTGACTTACGTGCATCAGGACAGCTAGGCGCCTGATGACTAAATGTTGACTGTTCCCTCGCATATAACAGTTGAGCTGAAATGTCAGCCAGACCAACACAACAAGAACACGTGGACACG from Toxoplasma gondii ME49 chromosome VIIa, whole genome shotgun sequence carries:
- a CDS encoding calcium binding egf domain-containing protein (encoded by transcript TGME49_202400); translation: MKELVERPDYGTGHSAPVRRRSCRTNIFQFLWTLMAASCLSGFREGSRDETSATRSSSSSVTGVLAGPAGVGPASQSSPSGFHFSPTHQAVAPDITQPRMQPSARGMAPQHSSPSTQPYPSSYAGTVAPGSFSPVPAQPSNSLPLPLSVSSLALSPVPDPRSVAPYSAPLPDRDPAGMPSAYQRLPSPAPSVNSPNSIMFTESPQQAPGFLSSLLPSRSSPGGFLGLTGSGEGGPGPSIQQLGTLMADIATCDPKTEGVCCLARNYCDPNATCFSDAAPDSVFDILNAIPRCTCREGFEGDGRTKGTGCSNIDECATGQAGCEQICKDFAPGYACSCYDGYMLKANGKDCQDINECLTANGGCQHVCVNTPGTFFCDCAAGFVLGQDGRSCTDIDECALDENICEHKCENLPGAFQCRCNSGYKRSVDDPRKCVDRNECVEGLGDGPPACAPDGSEECTNTPGSYTCSCAKGYRFVQRTSSREERFSYGPIGATQEAKEFLSTWVQGSERESQQHTSAYSYITRNSVNISDGNRDGTRAMKIETNTVVPATSRRLQTQQTKQALLLEDSYEEAPRQNRRKWTGGKKEGQSEDGSASASQRMLQWAQALDAFTSLAAASTSAHATSRQKASSGTPTDTALAIADLAMQFAHMYGSANKALNAIGGLSPATAPATAIQINSLSPLLREGENLKNRPLLQDPGRITRKELVSYRAEEDDSQQQTWSDEMYAVVKNLDVLRRQPWIDPPSMAETDRNGECVDIDECAEFQKAGLRACKIDELICVNTPGSYECQCGEGLEYDEDAASCVDIDECLLAKKLHFSRNSEGQGVTPAVRIQQQRELQGGKLLPGRPALCDQQCLNLMGKYECGCYPGFVLQPDGRCDDIDECIDPTLHGCDHICINLPGTYSCQCRPGYRLSLEKKGACVDIDECAENPELCEFGCKNLPGAYECTCPPDSKQRADKRGCEPNLSCKEDPSQCQGDHVCRVDGTSQKWKCSCPDGFSAAPSSRRNSNPPRCVDINECAVGYPTPGRNPCPDLYRPCCLNVAGGFQCVMARRKGLATSRQLYCEAPSFDFQGRLNR